A genomic stretch from Gopherus flavomarginatus isolate rGopFla2 chromosome 3, rGopFla2.mat.asm, whole genome shotgun sequence includes:
- the SMIM20 gene encoding small integral membrane protein 20 isoform X9, whose product MARISRTLLIFGGFAAVVGAAFYPIYFRPLLQVEQYRKDQATNRSGIVQEDVQPPGLKVWSDPFGRK is encoded by the exons ATGGCGCGGATCTCCCGCACGCTGCTCATCTTCGGAGGGTTCGCGGCTGTGGTGGGGGCGGCGTTTTACCCCATCTACTTCCGGCCGCTGCTGCAGGTGGAGCAATACA GGAAGGACCAGGCAACAAATCGATCTGGTATTGTTCAAGAGGATGTTCAGCCTCCAG GGTTAAAAGTGTGGTCTGATCCATTTGGAAGGAAATAA